atggagattggccccgaaaataactatatataagctcgaaattattataaaattcatttttaatgttgtgacgcaattaaataactaactctactttttaatgtaggtattgcaattttataccatgttgaaattgcgcgtagagttatttaattttgtcacaacagaacataaaggatagatttagtaatgtaaatatgcaaaatggaacaagAGAGCTACATACACgtgcaaacgctagaagtagccgccattttatgaccagtgggcagtgacacaaataaagaaaagttgaaaggtttcaaagcgagtgacagctggcaaagctttcattttcgggccaactaataGATGGCACTACATTCTTcagaaaacgtcactttaaggcgtctgtcccacccctaaATTACATAGGTACTAGTTTTGTAGATCGGTACGTgtgttgtttaattaataaatttaaagcagGAATCAATACAAAGTTGTAACTAGTAATCACTAAtcgagtatattaaaaatgaatttcaacaGTGAAGTGGTCGATATCACATCAGATggagaagaagaagaacaaaGGCAATCAATAGCAGGGACGAATGAACCaggtattatttacaaaatacaaatagcGGAGACCAaagaatcaatatttttttttattaaacacgCTTTTCTTAGGCCTACaactttgttttgtttgaattaacTCCAAGAATAGAGGAAACatgtaaaatatacacaaaatattctAAGAACAGTTGTTATACAAGCTTTGCTTTAAAAATatccctgtaataataaatgaaatgttgttataatgacatgtatttaaattatcagcCGGTTCATCCTCTAAAATTCTATGAACTAAATATCTAAGCTATGATTACTGTTTTATCACTCACAGCCACCACTACATTGCCATAATACAAGTACAACCTAGTAAATGTCAGTCACTATACACTAGGTTTACTAACTTTTCTGAAAATAGTAAAGTAGCTATAGATTTGGTTTCAGAGAGAGTAAATAAAGTGTATCCGATCTGTCTTTCTTCCCAATAGTCCTTTCTTTTTCAAACAGAATGTACTTtgcccaacttaaaggccggcaacacatctcttTACCCCTgctgttgtggatgtccatatGAGGTTGCTTCACCTCTTCCCATAGTGAACCTTTTGCCGATTTGCctgtcttaaataaaaaaaattgttcttttttatttcctttcattgtgatttttttctttgtagcCCATATTCTGGGTATAgcataaaagttaaataaattaatgatttgaACAACACTGaacttattatatatagccATATTATAGTCTATTTAGTTGTTGTCTACTTTCTCTGCTCACTTCCaagttattattgttgttttgtttttgaatgaTAATTGAGTTATTTTCCTGAACCATGTGTTCCTGACACACTGCCCATTGGTATTTCTTAACCCCATCCCATGCTTTTCTATAAGTAAAGATTCTTCTCCTTGCTTTTGTGTCTCTATtaccattattaattatatctaaTTGTAATTATATCTAACTACATTATGTTCATTCTGTCTtaagatattaaattttattccagAAAAGCCAATTATATCTCTATTCAGAAGACTAATAGACAATGAAAGAGCTGTATTTACAAATGAGCAAATCTTACACTTACTAAACATTGAATTTAATATCAATGTTAAAAATCTACAGCCAGTTGAAATTGACATTTATATATCAGTTATGAAGAGATTCCTCAAAGACTGGCCTCAATGGGACACATTTGACCGAGccataaatgaatataaaaaagagAATAATCAGAATGCCATAGAAATGTTGTTGAATTCAAAATATGAGgattttaagtcttatttgaaACCAATTGTCGATACAACCACGCAAATGGCAACGAAGCCTGTAGAGGATGacgtaaatataacaaatttagaTGATAACAAGGAAAAGCACAGTGATGTTACTCTAGTGATTGAAGCGAACAGGTCTCAGCTCAATAATCTCGTTCTCAGGCACCCAAAGAATTCCATGTTATTCAATGGCAACAAACAGGAGAAAACtataaaatcatatatattGCCATTAGACGCAATTCTTAATTGGTGGAATGTACAGATACAAGTAAGGGTGAAAGTAAAACATGACATGATTTTATATTACTCTAGAGAAACCAAACATAAACTGAAGCATACATTAGTGAATAAAGTATTAGGTGTGCAATCACCCTCTCCAAAAGAATCTAGCTTACAATTACAGATAAAGTCTGACAGAAGACACAAAAAAACGGTACATACAAATGTAgtgacaaaaaaattaaaaagaatagcCTCCATGTTAGGACAACCTGATGCCGGTGAAAGTAGTCGTATAATTGATTTTATAGTGAATGAGATTGGTTTTGAAGAAAAACTTGCTGTACCTGCATACTACAAGCGGACCCTAAGTCAATATGCCTACAAAAGATATTTGTATGTAGATAATGCAGACAGTGATGCAGTAGACAAGAAGTATGATGTTCAACTGGAAGAAATAATAACACCTACTATTGAAATGTTTGTCGGTGACTGTGACTTGGGCGGAATGACATCAAGCGAAGTAAATGTGAAATGTATTATGTGTGATGTAACATTTACAGGGAGGCATATTATTCAATTGTTGAATGATCA
The sequence above is a segment of the Leptidea sinapis chromosome 29, ilLepSina1.1, whole genome shotgun sequence genome. Coding sequences within it:
- the LOC126973397 gene encoding uncharacterized protein LOC126973397 — encoded protein: MNFNSEVVDITSDGEEEEQRQSIAGTNEPEKPIISLFRRLIDNERAVFTNEQILHLLNIEFNINVKNLQPVEIDIYISVMKRFLKDWPQWDTFDRAINEYKKENNQNAIEMLLNSKYEDFKSYLKPIVDTTTQMATKPVEDDVNITNLDDNKEKHSDVTLVIEANRSQLNNLVLRHPKNSMLFNGNKQEKTIKSYILPLDAILNWWNVQIQVRVKVKHDMILYYSRETKHKLKHTLVNKVLGVQSPSPKESSLQLQIKSDRRHKKTVHTNVVTKKLKRIASMLGQPDAGESSRIIDFIVNEIGFEEKLAVPAYYKRTLSQYAYKRYLYVDNADSDAVDKKYDVQLEEIITPTIEMFVGDCDLGGMTSSEVNVKCIMCDVTFTGRHIIQLLNDHFQEHASEKPWTCLKCGVELPMIELADSWWCHFPC